A genomic region of Sphingobacteriales bacterium contains the following coding sequences:
- the recR gene encoding recombination protein RecR, protein MNIPSKLIENAVQEFSRLPGIGKKTALRLVLHLLKQPTEEVNFFTEAIHRLRHEIRFCVHCHNVSDGEVCGICADPRRDDSLLCVVESLREVIAIESTQQYRGRYHVLGGLISPMDGIGPEKLHIFSLLERLKAPDSSVKELIMALSPTMEGDTTIFYITRQLEGGDLRISTLSRGVAFGGELEYVDELTLARSIASRLPFEQYLSKTD, encoded by the coding sequence ATGAATATACCTTCCAAATTGATAGAAAATGCCGTACAAGAGTTTTCGCGGCTGCCGGGTATCGGAAAAAAAACAGCCTTGCGCTTGGTATTGCATTTGCTCAAGCAACCCACCGAAGAGGTGAATTTTTTTACGGAAGCCATACATCGGTTGCGCCACGAAATTCGTTTTTGTGTGCATTGCCATAATGTTTCGGACGGCGAAGTGTGTGGCATTTGCGCCGACCCTCGCCGCGACGACAGCCTGCTGTGTGTGGTGGAGTCTTTGCGCGAAGTAATAGCCATAGAAAGCACGCAGCAATATCGCGGACGCTACCATGTACTGGGCGGTTTGATTTCGCCAATGGACGGCATCGGACCGGAAAAGCTGCATATTTTTTCGCTATTGGAACGCCTCAAAGCACCCGACAGCAGCGTAAAAGAACTGATTATGGCACTCAGCCCCACGATGGAGGGCGACACCACCATATTTTACATCACACGGCAGTTGGAGGGCGGCGATTTAAGAATTTCAACACTATCGCGGGGGGTGGCTTTTGGCGGCGAATTAGAATATGTGGACGAACTCACTTTGGCACGCTCTATTGCTTCGCGGCTGCCTTTTGAACAATATTTAAGCAAAACAGATTAG
- the mce gene encoding methylmalonyl-CoA epimerase, with translation MELLFKNLEHIGIAVANLEQSNALFTALIGKAPYKSEAVASEGVTTSFFEGGNCKIELLEATRPDSPIAKFIEKRGEGIHHLAFEVADIAAAMDTLRQRGFRLLNEQPKAGADNKLICFIHPKDTNGVLIELCQERNDT, from the coding sequence ATGGAGCTTTTATTTAAAAATCTGGAACACATCGGTATTGCCGTTGCCAATTTAGAACAATCCAACGCCCTATTTACCGCCCTTATCGGCAAAGCCCCCTACAAAAGCGAAGCCGTAGCAAGCGAAGGAGTAACGACTTCTTTTTTTGAAGGCGGCAACTGCAAAATAGAACTTCTGGAAGCCACGCGCCCCGACAGCCCGATTGCGAAGTTTATCGAAAAACGCGGCGAGGGCATACACCACTTAGCCTTTGAAGTAGCCGATATAGCGGCGGCGATGGATACGCTTCGGCAGCGCGGTTTTCGGCTCTTAAACGAGCAGCCCAAAGCCGGAGCCGACAACAAACTGATTTGCTTTATTCACCCCAAAGACACCAACGGCGTATTGATAGAGCTATGTCAGGAGCGCAACGATACATAA
- a CDS encoding sulfotransferase domain-containing protein, with the protein MILISAGMQKSGSAYMYFLLNEMLLEAGHPPIEQIKQQHQLNLGWYNHIQTPNNNNIGKMSLRKLWHLYKISEKTGDFVVKTHHAPTWALRFLLQFKFAKLIYTYRDPRDVYVSALDHGKKIAAEGKNHTFYQFLDQKTAFRQIDNWLKIWEAYHRLGDKVVMVAYEDLQQEPLAALQRVNKYLALHLSDAVLTNILKKYEKDNLAPSTLGALHYNKAQSGRYQTEMEPTVLAAFHREFGKRIAAMGYAV; encoded by the coding sequence ATGATTCTCATTAGTGCCGGAATGCAAAAATCGGGGAGTGCTTATATGTATTTTTTGCTCAACGAAATGTTGTTGGAAGCAGGACACCCCCCCATAGAACAGATTAAACAACAACACCAACTCAATTTGGGCTGGTACAACCATATCCAAACGCCCAACAACAATAATATCGGCAAAATGTCGCTCAGAAAATTGTGGCATTTGTATAAAATTTCGGAAAAAACCGGCGATTTTGTAGTCAAAACCCACCACGCCCCTACTTGGGCTTTGCGTTTTTTGCTCCAATTCAAATTTGCCAAACTCATCTATACCTACCGCGACCCCCGCGATGTGTATGTTTCGGCACTCGACCACGGCAAAAAAATTGCCGCCGAAGGTAAAAATCATACTTTTTACCAGTTTTTAGACCAAAAAACCGCATTTCGCCAAATAGATAATTGGCTGAAAATATGGGAAGCATACCACCGCTTGGGCGATAAAGTGGTGATGGTGGCTTATGAAGATTTGCAGCAAGAGCCTTTGGCGGCTTTGCAGCGTGTCAATAAATATCTGGCTCTACACCTCAGCGATGCCGTGCTTACCAATATTTTGAAAAAATACGAAAAAGATAATTTAGCTCCCTCCACTTTGGGGGCTTTGCACTATAATAAAGCCCAAAGCGGACGCTACCAAACGGAAATGGAGCCGACAGTGTTGGCGGCTTTTCATCGGGAGTTTGGCAAACGCATCGCCGCTATGGGCTATGCGGTGTAG
- a CDS encoding segregation/condensation protein A — translation MVAAPYTVKLQHFEGPFDLLLYFIERDELNIYDIPIAKITQEFLEYIHQLKSLNIEVASEFILVAATLMRIKAKMLLPRKEINEAGQEIDPREELVNKLIEYKKFKHILEELKQLEVLRALQFSRGNAQGEVLWAYETLGREMEMENLSLYKLMKVFHKVLARFEQRTHEIVHQVVKLPYTIIQERQAILEFLNDANNDSDSLTFEFVFGCCDNRIHAIFRFLALLELIQEQLVAIVIGEGFNNAWLKIQEEAILDEI, via the coding sequence ATCGTTGCCGCCCCTTATACCGTCAAACTTCAGCATTTTGAAGGACCCTTTGATTTGTTGCTCTATTTTATTGAGCGCGACGAACTCAATATTTACGATATTCCCATCGCCAAAATCACACAGGAATTTTTGGAGTATATTCATCAACTCAAAAGCCTCAACATAGAAGTAGCCAGTGAATTTATTTTGGTGGCGGCTACGCTGATGCGCATCAAAGCCAAAATGCTGCTGCCCCGCAAAGAAATCAACGAAGCCGGACAAGAAATTGACCCACGCGAAGAGTTGGTGAATAAATTGATTGAATATAAAAAATTTAAGCATATTCTGGAGGAACTGAAGCAGTTGGAAGTTTTGCGGGCTTTGCAGTTTTCGCGGGGCAATGCACAAGGCGAAGTGCTGTGGGCTTACGAAACTTTGGGGCGCGAAATGGAAATGGAAAATCTGAGCCTTTATAAATTAATGAAGGTGTTTCATAAAGTATTGGCGCGCTTTGAGCAAAGAACCCACGAAATAGTACATCAAGTTGTTAAGCTCCCTTATACGATTATTCAAGAGCGGCAGGCTATTTTGGAGTTTTTGAACGATGCCAATAACGATAGCGACTCCCTTACTTTTGAGTTTGTATTTGGTTGCTGCGATAATCGCATACACGCTATTTTTAGGTTTTTGGCTTTGTTAGAATTGATACAGGAGCAGTTGGTTGCTATTGTTATCGGAGAAGGATTTAATAATGCTTGGCTGAAAATTCAGGAAGAAGCTATTTTAGATGAAATTTGA